The proteins below are encoded in one region of Syntrophotalea carbinolica DSM 2380:
- a CDS encoding ferritin-like domain-containing protein, producing MNAFTVAKKLEKNVSDLYSDLARQTRVSSLRALITDLAVDHQTRYHTLNALTGSSACPTDDSQTLRNLAESLLKSLLAMPCGENREDLEASVRTILELESTTADFYLELKKLASSSAMKNLLQQLIDQEQYDCSMVEEFYEFVNAPNEFLADAEFSNREEFYQFGRQIG from the coding sequence ATGAACGCTTTTACCGTAGCTAAGAAACTGGAGAAAAACGTTTCCGACCTTTACAGCGACCTCGCCCGCCAGACCAGGGTTTCCAGCCTGCGAGCGCTCATCACCGACCTGGCCGTCGATCATCAGACCCGCTATCACACGCTGAATGCTTTAACCGGCAGCAGTGCCTGTCCCACCGATGACTCCCAGACCCTGCGTAACCTGGCGGAGTCGCTCCTGAAGAGCTTGCTGGCAATGCCCTGCGGCGAAAACCGGGAGGATCTCGAAGCATCCGTACGCACCATTCTGGAACTGGAATCGACGACTGCCGACTTTTATCTCGAACTGAAGAAGCTCGCATCGAGCAGTGCCATGAAAAACCTGTTACAGCAATTGATCGACCAGGAGCAATACGACTGCTCCATGGTCGAAGAATTCTATGAATTCGTCAACGCACCCAACGAATTTCTGGCGGATGCCGAGTTCAGCAATCGGGAAGAATTCTATCAGTTTGGTCGCCAGATCGGCTGA
- the nifV gene encoding homocitrate synthase produces the protein MHTDKLPDIIIDDTTLRDGEQTAGVVFSLEEKKTIARMLDDIGVQELECGIPAMGREEQRSVKALVDLGLHARLITWNRALVDDIRASLQCGVNAVDISLSVSDLHIRHKLRKDRHWVREQLKRALGFAKQHDLYVSIGGEDASRADLDFLVELMELARSMGADRFRFCDTLGLLDPFVTFEKIRYLTQRVDLDIEVHTHNDLGMATANAIAGVRAGARFINTTVNGLGERAGNAALEEVVMGLKHACGVKCPIDTSRFVEISRYVGAASNRPVPAWKPVVGERVFAHESGLHVDGVLKDPRNYEPFEPHEVGSSRLLVLGKHTGRHGLAARVKGLGLDPGDICLSTLLRRIRAISQRRKRPVEDAELEGLYRSLAQASQPTGEAIPEQSAPVLKKAAEA, from the coding sequence ATGCATACCGATAAGCTGCCCGACATTATTATTGACGACACCACTCTGCGGGACGGCGAACAGACAGCCGGCGTGGTCTTTTCCCTGGAAGAAAAAAAGACCATCGCACGCATGCTGGACGACATCGGCGTACAGGAACTCGAATGTGGCATCCCGGCCATGGGGCGTGAAGAGCAACGCAGCGTCAAAGCTCTGGTCGACCTGGGGCTGCATGCCAGATTAATCACCTGGAACCGCGCCCTGGTGGACGACATCCGAGCTTCTTTGCAGTGCGGCGTCAATGCCGTCGATATATCCCTGTCGGTTTCCGATCTCCATATCCGCCACAAACTGCGTAAAGACCGTCATTGGGTACGTGAGCAGCTCAAACGGGCCCTCGGTTTTGCCAAGCAACATGATCTGTACGTTTCCATCGGCGGCGAAGACGCCAGTCGTGCCGATCTCGACTTTTTGGTTGAGTTGATGGAACTGGCACGCAGCATGGGAGCCGACCGGTTTCGTTTCTGCGACACCCTCGGGCTGCTCGATCCCTTCGTTACCTTCGAAAAAATACGCTACCTGACTCAACGCGTTGACCTGGATATCGAGGTGCATACGCATAACGACCTCGGTATGGCCACCGCCAATGCCATAGCCGGGGTTCGCGCCGGTGCCCGTTTTATCAACACCACGGTCAACGGACTCGGCGAACGGGCCGGCAATGCCGCTCTTGAAGAAGTGGTCATGGGGCTCAAACATGCCTGCGGCGTAAAATGTCCCATCGACACCAGTCGTTTTGTGGAAATTTCGCGTTATGTCGGTGCGGCCAGTAACCGACCGGTACCCGCCTGGAAACCAGTGGTCGGAGAACGCGTTTTTGCCCATGAATCGGGATTGCATGTGGATGGAGTCCTGAAAGATCCCCGTAACTATGAACCGTTCGAACCCCACGAGGTGGGATCGAGTCGCTTGCTGGTACTGGGTAAGCATACGGGCAGACACGGTCTTGCAGCTCGCGTGAAAGGCCTTGGCCTCGACCCCGGCGACATCTGTCTGTCCACTCTATTGCGGCGTATCCGGGCCATCTCGCAGCGACGAAAACGCCCCGTTGAGGATGCCGAACTGGAGGGGTTGTATCGATCACTGGCGCAAGCTTCTCAGCCAACCGGTGAAGCGATACCCGAACAATCTGCTCCTGTTTTGAAAAAAGCAGCCGAGGCCTGA
- the modC gene encoding molybdenum ABC transporter ATP-binding protein — protein MNLNLALQKKFDGFEFDVAFHTDSKRLGIFGRSGSGKSTLVNLLAGLVSPDSGVLRFAERVLFDSVRRICVPPQKRRIAVVFQHSHLFPHLNVEGNLLYGYRRIPAMDRTIDPDELCRVLDISHLLKRSANDLSGGERQRVALARGVLANPHLLLMDEPLSGLDEKLKYQIIPYLKDVLERYDIPLVYVSHSMNEMRMLVDEVLVFEKGNLVSQTSPETLARLRMKDCPLGYLNFFALQEPTPRDHLWAYPWGDNTLVLTHNAADNEALFTLASKDIVLFRRHPESISARNLLQGTVSNLFDLDQRVGIELNCKGQRLVATIVQPAVEELGIAPGTEIFASIKADAFRRVY, from the coding sequence ATGAACCTCAACCTGGCACTGCAAAAGAAATTCGACGGCTTTGAATTTGATGTCGCCTTCCACACCGACAGCAAAAGGCTCGGAATCTTTGGTCGCTCAGGCAGCGGCAAATCAACCCTGGTCAACCTGTTGGCCGGATTGGTAAGCCCCGATTCCGGAGTCCTGCGTTTTGCTGAGCGGGTTCTGTTTGATTCCGTCCGACGTATCTGTGTACCACCTCAAAAGCGCCGCATCGCCGTGGTGTTTCAACACAGCCATTTGTTCCCGCATCTGAATGTCGAAGGCAACCTGCTGTACGGCTACCGGCGCATCCCCGCTATGGACAGAACGATCGACCCTGACGAATTATGCCGGGTACTCGATATCAGCCATCTGCTGAAGCGCTCCGCAAACGACCTTTCCGGTGGAGAACGCCAACGGGTGGCCCTGGCCAGAGGGGTGCTCGCCAATCCTCATCTGCTGCTGATGGATGAACCGTTGAGCGGCCTGGATGAAAAACTTAAATACCAGATCATCCCCTATCTTAAAGATGTTTTGGAACGATACGATATCCCCCTGGTGTACGTATCCCACTCCATGAACGAAATGCGCATGCTGGTCGATGAGGTGCTGGTTTTCGAAAAGGGCAACCTGGTCTCTCAGACCTCCCCTGAAACCCTGGCCCGCCTGAGAATGAAAGACTGTCCTCTGGGCTATCTGAATTTTTTTGCCCTGCAGGAGCCTACCCCAAGGGATCATTTATGGGCATATCCCTGGGGCGACAACACCTTGGTCCTGACCCACAACGCCGCCGACAACGAAGCCTTGTTTACCCTGGCCTCCAAGGACATCGTTTTGTTTCGGCGGCACCCCGAATCGATCAGCGCCCGCAACCTTCTGCAAGGTACGGTCAGCAACCTGTTCGACCTCGACCAGCGCGTCGGCATTGAACTGAACTGCAAAGGGCAACGCCTGGTGGCAACCATCGTACAACCGGCCGTTGAGGAACTCGGCATAGCGCCGGGCACGGAAATTTTTGCCTCCATCAAGGCCGATGCTTTCCGTCGGGTGTACTAA
- the modB gene encoding molybdate ABC transporter permease subunit, translating to MFDLTATDYQAVLLSAKVALTATLLALPAGFLAASLLAYGRFRGKALLEGVLHLPMVLPPVVVGYLLLLLLGENGPLGAFMRSAGIRIIFTWWAAVIASLVVGFPLLVRAIRIGLEDIDEKLLHAARTLGAPWYDILLTIVLPLSGRAVLAGATLMFARSLGEFGATIVLAGNIPGLTQTIPLAIYDYVNTPGGDHGALALCLLSIGLSLGVLLCSETLIKALARRSKA from the coding sequence ATGTTTGATCTGACCGCCACCGATTACCAGGCTGTGCTGCTTTCCGCCAAAGTTGCCTTGACCGCGACGCTGCTGGCGCTCCCGGCAGGCTTCCTCGCGGCAAGCCTGCTGGCTTACGGGCGCTTTCGCGGCAAGGCACTGCTGGAAGGGGTGCTGCACCTGCCTATGGTTCTGCCGCCGGTGGTGGTCGGCTATCTGCTGCTGTTGTTGCTGGGAGAAAACGGTCCCCTCGGTGCCTTTATGCGCTCTGCCGGCATCCGCATCATCTTTACCTGGTGGGCTGCGGTCATCGCCTCACTGGTAGTCGGTTTCCCCCTGCTGGTACGGGCCATCCGCATCGGGCTGGAGGATATCGACGAAAAGCTGCTCCATGCCGCCCGAACCCTCGGCGCCCCCTGGTACGACATTCTTTTGACCATCGTGCTACCGTTGTCGGGCCGTGCGGTCCTGGCCGGCGCAACGCTGATGTTCGCACGCAGCCTGGGCGAGTTCGGCGCCACCATCGTACTGGCCGGCAACATTCCCGGCCTGACCCAGACTATCCCGCTGGCCATCTACGATTACGTCAACACCCCCGGTGGCGATCACGGGGCGCTGGCATTGTGCCTGCTGTCGATCGGATTATCCCTCGGGGTTCTGCTGTGCAGCGAAACCTTGATCAAAGCCCTGGCACGCAGGAGCAAAGCATGA
- a CDS encoding GNAT family N-acetyltransferase has translation MADTVIKAPLTILRPAIHDWGAFFFWAQDEGWQVLPPETALFRGPLAGWAFALRQDDQTCGFVTAVPYPDFAWIGNLIIAPEMRGKGLGRHLFDRVCEKIRQTGIDSIWLTASDQGKPLYASRGFQECDRVERWQMYIPAHYHNYTPSLDTDLDTLLKADQQAWNTDRRLVLQYLATGGEIIQAGKSIALVQNYGAVKVLGPWLAMEDTAKEHVAIILAATRASGGGTLYVDILESSGAGAMLEECGFTRSGDCALMVAAGRPTTSPEKAVSLASLGSLG, from the coding sequence GTGGCCGACACCGTTATCAAGGCACCGCTGACCATCCTACGGCCTGCAATTCATGATTGGGGTGCTTTCTTTTTCTGGGCACAGGATGAAGGATGGCAGGTTCTTCCGCCGGAAACCGCTCTTTTCAGGGGACCTCTGGCCGGGTGGGCCTTTGCCTTGCGACAGGATGATCAGACTTGCGGATTCGTTACGGCTGTCCCTTACCCCGATTTCGCCTGGATCGGCAATCTGATTATCGCCCCCGAAATGCGCGGCAAAGGTCTTGGCCGGCACCTCTTTGACCGGGTCTGCGAAAAAATCCGTCAAACCGGCATCGACAGTATCTGGCTTACCGCCTCGGATCAAGGCAAACCTCTTTACGCATCACGAGGTTTTCAGGAATGCGACAGGGTGGAACGCTGGCAGATGTACATTCCTGCGCATTACCATAATTACACGCCTTCTCTCGACACGGACCTCGACACGCTGTTAAAAGCCGACCAGCAAGCCTGGAACACGGATCGTCGCCTGGTACTGCAATACCTTGCCACCGGTGGGGAGATCATCCAGGCAGGTAAAAGCATCGCCCTGGTGCAAAATTACGGTGCCGTCAAGGTACTTGGTCCCTGGCTCGCCATGGAAGATACGGCCAAGGAGCATGTCGCTATCATTCTTGCGGCTACACGGGCCAGTGGCGGCGGCACATTGTACGTGGATATCCTGGAATCCTCGGGAGCCGGTGCGATGCTGGAAGAATGCGGCTTTACGCGCAGCGGCGACTGCGCTTTGATGGTTGCCGCTGGGCGCCCCACCACTTCGCCGGAAAAGGCCGTGTCCCTCGCCAGCCTCGGCAGCCTCGGCTGA